A genome region from Myripristis murdjan chromosome 16, fMyrMur1.1, whole genome shotgun sequence includes the following:
- the LOC115373453 gene encoding terminal nucleotidyltransferase 4A-like: MDPRTAWIQPEQKGPASSRWMHIWETSQGFRVNSGIDNHHHLRNFSTQSVSSPGSNGDHCKNVAAPPGVVFGKLPRRDGGGERRGVRRKGSLSPSSSSLDSEAESSSPSGSSLQIDNLNVAEEANRFLHYNEHDFNVNTLRQQLPPPLFYNVQQNCRSMQQSGGHTPTGMKNQHGNKHHQYQLHSSGRRRHLNRSNTFHGINQLLSAGCNGNYSDSSCSLWKTRRYSPGINGLHEEIVDFFNFMSPRPEEEAMRRDVVNRIEGVIKDLWPTARVEIFGSFSTGLYLPTSDIDLVVFGTWDHPPLQELEQALRKHNVAGPYPIKVLDKATVPIIKLTDQETEVKVDISFNVQTAVKAAQLIKSYLKRYTVLPPLIFVLKQFLLQRDLNEVFTGGISSYSLILMAISFLQLHPRIDTRRANINLGILLIEFFELYGRDFNYLKTGIRVKNGGAYLAKEEMVKAMGNGNRPSMLCIEDPLQPGNDVGRSSYGVLQVKQVFDFAYMVLSHGVSPLARAYPNKEYDSTLGRIIKVSPEVVFYRDWTIKKWGAKQYAKLENHGIDTCEQDLARLMLASMEDQRDSSSPFSADSPSPSPVSIPSPQHHSSSSSSSSACSLSSFSGSDIEADSPPSSNAAIQIHAHNLASVPSVMQMGADLRTTHPAGFIPTAPQIQMSLPGNIAIPSFSDCQFYHDNPPSINTVHRQTSQPTHISQPADSTSPLPSPLHQLHHPQVQGQQSHGFTMRPSHHGSAEPHKFSFKHNHAGSPQVSNHSQGHLSPQCHFVPHGHNLAQGFRNQQNQYNRNPWRRRKQDSAPPLSHSR; the protein is encoded by the exons ATGGATCCCAGGACCGCCTGGATTCAGCCGGAGCAGAAGGGACCTGCCAGTTCCCGGTGGATGCACATTTGGGAAACCTCTCAGGGATTTCGAGTGAACTCCGGCATCGACAACCACCATCACCTTCGCAACTTTTCAACGCAAAGTGTAAGCTCCCCGGGCTCAAACGGCGACCACTGCAAAAATGTAGCAGCGCCGCCGGGGGTTGTGTTTGGGAAACTGCCAAGGCGAGACGGCggcggagagaggagaggtgtcCGGAGAAAGGGCTCGTTGTCGCCGTCCTCCTCTTCGCTAGACTCGGAGGCCGAGAGCTCGTCGCCTTCCGGCTCCTCTTTGCAAATCGACAATCTTAACGTCGCAGAAGAGGCGAACCGGTTTTTACACTACAACGAGCATGACTTTAATGTAAATACTCTCAGACAGCAACTCCCCCCTCCGCTTTTTTACAATGTTCAGCAAAACTGTCGCAGCATGCAACAATCTGGCGGCCACACCCCCACGGGAATGAAAAATCAGCATGGGAACAAGCACCACCAGTATCAACTACATTCATCTGGACGCAGGAGGCATCTGAACAGATCCAACACTTTTCACGGGATCAACCAGCTCCTGTCCGCCGGCTGCAACGGGAATTACTCCGActcctcctgcagcctgtgGAAGACCAGGCGCTACAGCCCTGGTATAAATGG GCTTCATGAGGAGATTGTAGACTTTTTCAATTTCATGTCACCACGACCCGAAGAGGAAGCGATGAGAAGAGATGTGGTGAACAGAATAGAGGGCGTCATCAAGGACTTGTGGCCCACAGCGCGG gTGGAGATATTTGGCAGCTTCAGCACAGGACTTTATCTCCCAACAAG TGACATTGACCTGGTGGTGTTTGGAACGTGGGATCACCCCCCACTCCAGGAACTGGAGCAGGCCCTGAGGAAACACAATGTGGCGGGACCATATCCTATTAAAGTCCTGGACAAAGCTACA GTGCCAATCATCAAGCTGACTGACCAGGAGACAGAAGTGAAAGTGGACATCAGCTTCAATGTGCAGACTGCAGTCAAAGCAGCACAGCTTATCAAGAGCTACCTCAAA AGGTACACTGTCCTGCCACCCCTGATCTTTGTGTTGAAGCAGTTCCTGCTGCAGAGAGACCTGAATGAAGTCTTCACAGGCGGCATCAGCTCTTACAGCCTCATACTAATGGCTATCAGCTTCCTGCAG TTACACCCACGCATCGACACACGGCGTGCCAACATCAACCTGGGCATCCTGCTGATCGAGTTCTTTGAGCTATACGGCCGTGACTTCAACTACTTGAAGACTGGCATCCGAGTAAAGAACGGAGGGGCGTACCTGGCCAAGGAGGAAATGGTCAAGGCCATGGGCAATGGAAACAGGCCATCCATGCTCTGTATCGAAGATCCACTACAGCCAG GGAACGATGTGGGCCGGAGTTCATACGGTGTCCTCCAGGTCAAACAGGTGTTTGACTTTGCCTATATGGTACTGAGCCATGGCGTGTCTCCACTGGCACGTGCCTACCCCAACAAAGAGTATGACAG cACTTTGGGACGCATCATCAAGGTTAGTCCAGAAGTGGTGTTCTACAGGGACTGGACAATCAAGAAGTGGGGTGCCAAGCAGTATGCTAAGCTGGAGAACCATG GCATAGACACTTGTGAGCAGGACCTTGCCAGACTGATGTTGGCCTCCATGGAGGATCAGCGAGACTCTTCCTCCCCATTCAGTGCCGACTCTCCATCGCCCTCTCCGGTCTCCATACCCAGCCCTCAAcatcattcctcctcctcctcctcatcctctgcaTGCTCACTGTCCTCCTTCTCTGGAAGTGATATA GAGGCTGATTCTCCTCCCAGCAGTAATGCTGCCATCCAAATACACGCCCACAACCTGGCCTCTGTCCCCTCAGTAATGCAGATGGGTGCTGACCTCAGAACTACACATCCAGCTGGCTTCATCCCCACTGCACCGCAG aTCCAGATGTCCCTCCCAGGAAACATAGCCATCCCCTCCTTCTCAGACTGTCAGTTTTACCACGACAATCCACCTTCCATCAACACTGTCCACCGCCAGACATCCCAACCCACACACATTTCCCAGCCCGCTGACTCtacaagccctctgcccagccCCCTCCACCAGCTCCACCACCCTCAGGTACAGGGGCAGCAAAGCCACGGCTTCACCATGAGACCCAGCCACCACGGCTCTGCAGAGCCACACAAGTTCAGCTTCAAGCACAACCACGCTGGCAGCCCCCAAGTTTCAAATCATTCTCAAGGTCACCTCAGCCCCCAATGCCATTTCGTTCCCCATGGTCATAACTTGGCACAGGGGTTCAGGAACCAGCAGAACCAGTACAACCGAAATCCCTGGCGACGCAGAAAGCAGGACAGCGCTCCTCCTCTCAGCCACAGCAGGTGA